A single window of Prosthecochloris marina DNA harbors:
- a CDS encoding TAXI family TRAP transporter solute-binding subunit, giving the protein MSRKHFFPVFTIVSLVMVSLVSVPDAFAVKTRFVFGGGPAGGTFQVVANAIQTYKPVKDIKEFSVKAQSSAGSIENLRRVNAGKSDFAVVYSGHLYQGRNGMLRHDPKTYDKVLAVGYLYGAPAQLVVRKGGGVSSVDDLQGKKVGVGNAGSGAFANCELFFTHLGLWEKIERNAMGYNDAAAAFGNRQLDAFWLFTAFPSGAVIMASQTNSIDLLSLETAALNSGFYEKYPYFTKVTIPAGTYRGVDEDRHSFQDSALWVANADVPDDVVYKMLSLVYSDEGIAYMVSQKKNFRGMSIENGVNGIVTPMHPGAVRFWREKGVL; this is encoded by the coding sequence ATGAGTAGAAAACATTTTTTTCCTGTTTTTACTATTGTTTCGCTTGTGATGGTATCACTTGTATCGGTACCGGATGCCTTTGCCGTCAAGACGCGCTTTGTTTTCGGCGGTGGTCCGGCGGGGGGGACTTTCCAGGTCGTTGCAAATGCAATACAGACCTACAAGCCGGTCAAAGATATAAAAGAGTTTTCGGTGAAAGCCCAGTCTTCGGCAGGTTCGATCGAAAATCTGCGCAGGGTGAATGCAGGAAAGTCGGATTTTGCCGTGGTTTATTCCGGCCATCTCTACCAGGGCAGGAATGGAATGCTCAGGCACGACCCGAAAACCTATGACAAAGTGCTGGCAGTAGGTTATCTGTACGGTGCTCCTGCCCAGTTGGTGGTGCGAAAGGGGGGCGGGGTAAGCTCCGTCGATGATCTGCAAGGCAAAAAAGTTGGGGTTGGGAATGCAGGGTCAGGTGCTTTTGCCAATTGCGAGCTGTTTTTTACCCATCTTGGATTGTGGGAAAAAATCGAGAGAAACGCCATGGGGTACAATGATGCTGCCGCGGCGTTCGGGAATCGGCAACTCGATGCATTCTGGCTCTTTACAGCTTTTCCCAGCGGGGCGGTTATTATGGCATCCCAGACAAACAGCATCGATCTTCTCAGTTTGGAAACTGCTGCGCTAAACAGCGGTTTTTATGAAAAGTATCCGTACTTCACCAAAGTCACCATTCCCGCCGGTACCTACCGAGGAGTCGATGAAGACAGGCATTCTTTTCAGGATTCGGCTCTCTGGGTGGCTAATGCAGATGTCCCCGATGATGTTGTTTATAAAATGTTATCGCTTGTCTACAGCGATGAGGGGATTGCGTATATGGTGAGCCAGAAAAAAAACTTCAGGGGGATGAGCATCGAAAACGGAGTCAATGGCATTGTAACGCCAATGCATCCCGGAGCAGTGAGGTTCTGGAGAGAGAAGGGGGTGTTGTAA
- the mnhG gene encoding monovalent cation/H(+) antiporter subunit G, translating into MIEILSGVFLLLGTLFILVSAIGILKMPDLYTRMSATTKASTLGIGLVLIGTTVYWQDIGIAFRAVAIIIFLFLTAPVAAHIIGRAAYFGKVPLWEKTKIDQFKERMEKADK; encoded by the coding sequence ATGATAGAAATTCTAAGCGGTGTTTTTTTGCTTCTGGGAACCCTTTTTATTCTTGTTTCGGCAATCGGTATCCTGAAAATGCCCGATCTCTATACCCGTATGTCGGCAACGACCAAAGCTTCAACGCTGGGTATAGGGCTGGTGCTTATCGGGACGACCGTTTACTGGCAGGATATTGGTATTGCTTTCCGAGCTGTAGCAATCATTATTTTCTTGTTTCTTACAGCACCAGTAGCTGCTCACATTATCGGCAGAGCAGCATATTTCGGCAAGGTACCCTTATGGGAAAAAACAAAAATAGATCAGTTCAAAGAGCGTATGGAAAAGGCCGATAAATGA
- a CDS encoding monovalent cation/H+ antiporter complex subunit F: MTFIEWSVDISVIIIGLSILVIFLRLVIGPSIEDRIVSLDLLSANAIAFIAVYSIQKKTTTFLDVGIIVALLAFLGTVAFAYYLGRRGRE, from the coding sequence ATGACGTTTATAGAATGGTCCGTAGATATTTCGGTGATCATCATCGGTCTTTCGATTCTGGTGATTTTTCTGCGCCTGGTTATCGGTCCGAGCATCGAAGACCGGATTGTTTCGCTGGACCTTTTGTCGGCTAACGCGATAGCTTTCATTGCGGTCTACTCTATTCAAAAGAAGACGACAACATTCCTCGATGTGGGTATCATCGTGGCATTGCTGGCGTTTCTCGGTACGGTGGCTTTTGCATACTATCTTGGAAGGAGGGGAAGAGAATGA
- a CDS encoding Na+/H+ antiporter subunit E, translating into MNPFLFNILLAIAWMLLVGDFTAGTFVLGMVVGYLILWFSRSAWKETKYFSKIPLVIKFVLYFLKELLIANLRVAFDIITPKDYMEPGVIAFPLDVKTDVEITLFANLVTLTPGTLSLDVSPDRKTLYVHALYVKDAVRFCDELKEGLEKRLIEVMR; encoded by the coding sequence GTGAATCCCTTTCTTTTCAATATCCTTCTGGCGATAGCCTGGATGTTGCTTGTCGGTGACTTCACTGCCGGAACGTTTGTGCTTGGCATGGTTGTTGGCTATCTGATTCTATGGTTTTCGCGTTCGGCGTGGAAAGAAACAAAGTATTTTTCAAAAATACCGCTGGTAATCAAGTTTGTTCTGTACTTTCTGAAGGAATTACTCATCGCGAATCTCAGGGTGGCGTTCGATATCATTACACCGAAGGATTACATGGAGCCCGGAGTGATTGCTTTTCCGCTCGATGTCAAGACAGATGTCGAGATCACACTCTTCGCGAATCTCGTTACCCTGACCCCTGGAACGCTGAGTCTCGATGTATCTCCTGATAGAAAGACGCTCTACGTGCATGCGCTGTATGTCAAAGATGCCGTTCGGTTTTGCGATGAACTTAAAGAAGGTCTTGAAAAACGATTGATCGAGGTGATGCGATGA
- a CDS encoding Na+/H+ antiporter subunit D has product MSKIIMLPILLPLCTALIMIFFRRSVALHRILNVVATASMLGVSLVILGSVLSEGILSLQVGGWEAPFGITLVADTLSAIMVVAAALIGFTTALYSLGTIDEEREHYFYYPLLQLLLMGINGAFLTGDIFNLYVWFEVMLISSFVLLVLGGRPQQLEGAIKYVTLNLLSSSVFLAASGILYGTAGTLNMADLALRIPLLDHRELLSVVAVLFMITFGVKAAIFPLFFWLPASYHTPPIAVSAIFAGLLTKVGVYAIMRFFTTIFSYDGVSFIHQVLLVLSSFTMVVGVLGAVVQYDMRKLLSFHIISQIGYMIFALAVQSPLAIAGALFYIIHNIVAKTNLFYLSGLIHRLKGSWDLREIGGIYRFYPMLGLLFLVPALGLAGIPPLSGFWAKFVVIKAGIDSEHHLLVGVALGVSMLTLFSMVKIWNEAFWKDDPRGEGGVEDEGYLRTPTMKKAATIVPIIMLGFLTVVFGLWFEPFFKLVDRAAYELLDARNYINAVIGGRS; this is encoded by the coding sequence ATGAGCAAGATTATCATGTTGCCCATACTGCTTCCGCTCTGCACTGCGCTGATCATGATTTTCTTCCGAAGATCGGTGGCCTTACATCGTATTCTGAACGTTGTGGCAACCGCCTCGATGCTCGGGGTATCGCTGGTTATACTCGGCAGTGTGCTGTCCGAAGGAATTCTTTCATTGCAGGTCGGTGGCTGGGAAGCCCCATTCGGGATAACTCTCGTAGCCGATACACTCTCTGCTATCATGGTGGTTGCCGCGGCTCTCATTGGATTTACCACGGCACTGTATTCTCTCGGGACCATCGATGAGGAGAGGGAGCACTATTTCTACTATCCCCTTCTGCAACTGTTGCTTATGGGGATCAACGGGGCTTTCCTGACGGGAGATATCTTCAATCTCTACGTCTGGTTTGAAGTGATGCTGATCTCTTCTTTTGTACTGCTCGTGCTTGGAGGGAGACCGCAGCAGCTCGAAGGGGCAATCAAGTATGTGACGTTGAATCTTCTTTCCTCGTCGGTTTTTCTCGCCGCATCTGGGATTCTTTACGGGACTGCAGGTACGCTCAACATGGCAGACCTTGCTCTGAGGATTCCCCTGCTTGACCATCGGGAACTGCTGTCGGTGGTGGCGGTGCTTTTCATGATCACTTTCGGGGTTAAAGCGGCTATCTTTCCACTTTTTTTCTGGCTTCCTGCGTCATATCATACTCCTCCGATTGCAGTTTCCGCTATCTTTGCCGGGCTGTTGACAAAAGTGGGTGTGTATGCGATCATGCGTTTTTTCACGACTATTTTTTCGTATGATGGCGTATCGTTTATCCATCAGGTGCTGCTTGTTCTTTCTTCCTTCACGATGGTTGTTGGGGTGCTTGGTGCCGTAGTGCAGTATGACATGCGCAAGCTGCTTTCTTTTCATATCATCAGCCAGATAGGATATATGATTTTTGCTCTGGCGGTGCAGTCGCCTTTGGCTATTGCAGGAGCGCTGTTTTATATCATTCATAATATTGTCGCCAAAACAAATCTTTTCTACCTAAGCGGTCTTATCCATCGTTTAAAGGGATCCTGGGATCTCCGGGAGATCGGTGGAATCTACCGCTTTTATCCAATGCTCGGGCTGCTGTTTCTGGTTCCGGCTCTGGGTCTGGCCGGTATTCCTCCGCTATCGGGATTCTGGGCAAAGTTCGTTGTGATTAAGGCCGGGATCGACTCGGAGCACCATCTGCTGGTCGGGGTTGCTCTTGGCGTAAGCATGTTGACTTTGTTTTCCATGGTGAAGATCTGGAACGAAGCGTTCTGGAAAGATGATCCACGCGGAGAGGGCGGCGTTGAGGATGAGGGGTATCTGCGAACTCCGACCATGAAAAAAGCGGCTACCATAGTACCGATTATCATGCTCGGATTCCTGACGGTGGTGTTCGGGCTCTGGTTCGAGCCTTTTTTCAAGCTTGTGGACAGAGCGGCCTATGAATTGCTGGATGCGCGTAATTACATCAATGCGGTTATAGGAGGTCGCTCGTGA
- a CDS encoding Na+/H+ antiporter subunit C has protein sequence MTFLLAVIVGALYAAGTYLVLRRSIVKVIFGLIFLGHAANLMIFTVGRLTKGVPAFVPEGAEMLTEPFADPLPQALILTSIVIGFGVQAFALVLFKRAYLTLGTEDLDKMRSTDQLPEERL, from the coding sequence ATGACGTTTCTGCTTGCTGTGATTGTCGGTGCACTCTATGCTGCCGGGACCTATCTTGTATTGAGGAGAAGCATCGTCAAGGTTATTTTCGGGCTGATTTTTCTGGGTCACGCGGCCAACCTTATGATCTTTACCGTCGGAAGGCTTACCAAAGGGGTTCCTGCATTTGTGCCGGAAGGGGCGGAAATGCTTACCGAACCATTTGCCGATCCTTTGCCGCAAGCCCTCATACTTACATCGATCGTTATAGGGTTTGGCGTGCAGGCGTTTGCCCTTGTGCTTTTCAAGCGTGCCTACCTGACGCTTGGAACCGAGGACCTGGATAAAATGAGAAGCACCGACCAGCTTCCGGAGGAACGGTTATGA
- a CDS encoding Na+/H+ antiporter subunit B codes for MYSMILATASRYLLLLLLMFSVFLLFRGHNEPGGGFVGGLVAAAAYALYFIANGIEAARTIVRFEPITIIAAGLCTAIASTLPSLVVGEVFMKAVWIDTGIPFVGKVGTPLLFDLGVYFLVLGITLCIIFSLAEEDRL; via the coding sequence ATGTATTCCATGATTCTTGCTACCGCGTCGCGTTATCTGTTGCTTTTGTTATTGATGTTTTCGGTGTTTCTGCTGTTCCGGGGGCATAACGAACCGGGTGGTGGGTTTGTCGGTGGTCTTGTTGCAGCAGCAGCCTATGCGCTTTACTTTATCGCAAACGGCATTGAAGCGGCACGGACTATTGTCCGGTTTGAGCCCATTACGATTATTGCTGCCGGTTTGTGCACAGCCATTGCAAGCACGTTGCCGTCGCTTGTTGTCGGAGAGGTGTTCATGAAGGCAGTCTGGATCGATACGGGAATTCCTTTTGTCGGAAAAGTGGGGACGCCCCTGTTGTTCGATCTCGGAGTGTACTTTCTTGTGCTGGGTATAACGCTCTGTATCATCTTTTCGCTAGCAGAGGAGGACCGCTTATGA
- a CDS encoding putative monovalent cation/H+ antiporter subunit A yields MLILLAIGYCASALAPLLYKRFRENFGWIAVIFPLFMFFGFLARYPQIAAGQVIRESGPWLPSLGVNFSFLLDGLSLTFSLIITLIGAAVFLFAGAYMKAYAQTGRFYVYIGIFMTSMLGLVLSDNMLLMFVFWELTSISSFLLIGFNHHKESSRKAALQALLVTGGGGLALLSGIILLYNVTGSFEISSFYDKSEAIIAHELYPAIVVLVLVGAFTKSAQFPFHFWLPNAMEAPTPVSAYLHSATMVKAGIYLIARMNHEIGGTPLWQDTILITGAVTMLFSAMLAFKQTDLKRLLAYSTLSVLGTLVMLLGIGSKLAIKAFFIYLIAHSLYKGALFLIAGTLDHETGTRDVRKLGGLYRLMPVTTLTAVLASFSMMGVIPLIGFIGKETVYKSILEVEYWGTFLIVGAVLAHAFVVMVTLFVGFKPFWGKMPVTPRPPHEAALKMLIGPGVLAVLGLLFGLFPNFFIATMLEQSAQSILSETLSLKVSIWEGFNLVLLLSFVTLLLGAVLYLVREKVPGVLQISLPAIARPSVWYEMTIKGMLSFARMETRLVQNGYLRNYIIFFVVTTVFLVSFPLFRSAGQITMVPDFSITFYEGALAFIILVSTLLLVTSKSRLKSIVALGVLGFSIGIIFVIYGAPDLGLTTFAIETLNVVLFVLVLYKLPGFLKLSGSLNRVRDAVIALCVGCTMTLTVLFASSFELSSALKRFFAEASFPDGKGRNVVNVILVDFRAIDTLGEITVLTVAALGVFALLKLRPDRRK; encoded by the coding sequence TTGCTGATTCTGTTAGCCATAGGATATTGTGCCTCGGCACTTGCTCCGTTGCTCTATAAACGGTTCAGGGAGAACTTCGGCTGGATTGCCGTTATTTTCCCCCTGTTCATGTTTTTCGGGTTTCTGGCTCGTTATCCGCAAATTGCCGCCGGGCAGGTTATCCGGGAGTCAGGGCCATGGTTACCGTCTCTTGGCGTCAACTTCTCCTTTCTTCTCGACGGTTTGAGCCTGACCTTCTCGCTGATCATCACACTGATCGGTGCCGCTGTGTTTCTTTTTGCCGGAGCTTACATGAAAGCCTATGCGCAGACCGGCAGATTTTATGTGTATATCGGCATATTCATGACATCCATGCTGGGGCTGGTGCTCTCGGACAACATGCTTTTGATGTTTGTGTTCTGGGAACTGACCAGTATCAGTTCGTTTCTCCTTATCGGTTTCAATCACCATAAAGAGTCGTCAAGGAAAGCTGCTTTACAGGCGTTACTTGTTACAGGCGGGGGGGGGCTTGCTCTTCTCTCCGGTATCATTCTACTCTATAATGTGACCGGGAGCTTCGAGATTTCATCATTTTACGACAAAAGTGAAGCGATTATCGCTCATGAGCTGTATCCAGCGATTGTGGTGCTTGTGCTGGTCGGAGCATTTACCAAGTCGGCACAGTTTCCTTTTCATTTCTGGCTTCCCAACGCCATGGAGGCTCCTACTCCGGTCAGTGCTTATCTGCATTCGGCAACGATGGTCAAGGCGGGGATTTACCTTATAGCGAGGATGAATCATGAGATAGGTGGAACGCCACTATGGCAGGATACGATACTGATAACGGGTGCAGTGACCATGCTTTTTTCGGCCATGCTCGCCTTTAAGCAGACCGACTTGAAAAGGCTGCTCGCCTATTCAACGCTTTCGGTATTGGGGACGCTTGTGATGCTGCTCGGTATCGGTTCAAAACTGGCGATCAAGGCGTTTTTTATCTACCTTATCGCACATTCGCTGTACAAGGGAGCTCTCTTTCTCATTGCGGGAACGCTTGATCACGAAACCGGGACTCGAGATGTGAGAAAGCTGGGAGGGTTGTATAGGTTGATGCCGGTGACAACGCTTACCGCAGTTCTTGCATCGTTCTCAATGATGGGAGTGATTCCTCTTATCGGATTCATTGGCAAGGAAACGGTGTATAAATCGATTCTTGAGGTGGAATACTGGGGGACCTTTCTCATTGTTGGTGCGGTGCTCGCCCATGCGTTTGTGGTGATGGTTACCTTGTTTGTCGGATTCAAACCGTTTTGGGGAAAAATGCCTGTAACTCCAAGGCCTCCACATGAGGCGGCGCTAAAAATGCTTATCGGGCCAGGTGTGCTTGCTGTTTTGGGACTTCTCTTCGGGCTCTTTCCCAACTTTTTCATTGCCACGATGCTCGAACAGTCGGCGCAGAGCATTCTGTCTGAAACGCTCAGTCTCAAGGTTTCTATATGGGAAGGGTTCAATCTGGTCCTACTTTTAAGTTTCGTGACTCTTCTGCTCGGTGCGGTTCTCTATCTGGTGCGGGAGAAGGTTCCCGGGGTTTTACAGATATCGCTACCTGCAATCGCCAGGCCTTCGGTCTGGTATGAGATGACAATCAAGGGTATGTTGTCGTTCGCACGGATGGAGACCCGACTTGTCCAAAACGGTTATCTGCGCAACTACATCATATTTTTTGTCGTCACAACGGTTTTTCTGGTCTCTTTTCCCCTTTTTCGATCGGCAGGACAGATTACCATGGTACCGGACTTTTCAATTACTTTTTACGAGGGTGCTTTAGCATTCATCATCCTGGTTTCAACGCTGCTTCTGGTCACATCCAAGTCGAGACTCAAGTCGATTGTAGCTCTTGGCGTGCTTGGGTTTTCAATAGGTATCATTTTCGTGATCTATGGGGCCCCTGATCTTGGTCTGACAACCTTTGCAATCGAGACGCTTAACGTTGTTCTCTTCGTGCTGGTGCTCTACAAGCTTCCGGGTTTTCTGAAACTTTCCGGGTCGCTGAACAGAGTCAGAGACGCGGTTATCGCTCTGTGCGTCGGGTGCACGATGACGCTTACAGTGCTTTTTGCTTCATCGTTTGAGCTTTCGTCAGCACTAAAGCGCTTTTTTGCCGAAGCGAGCTTTCCTGACGGGAAAGGTCGTAATGTGGTAAATGTTATTCTCGTGGATTTCAGGGCGATTGACACTTTGGGAGAAATCACGGTGCTGACGGTAGCAGCGTTGGGGGTTTTTGCGCTGTTGAAACTCAGACCTGACAGGAGGAAGTGA
- a CDS encoding MFS transporter, whose amino-acid sequence MMMNKECSFTEEISMNDDSSEGDSADCECSGLKAWLLSAFPAFCSRNFRLYFIGQIVSMIGTWLQMVALGWLVLEMTGSAFWVGVTAAASSLPALLFSLFGGVIVDRYDRKTILLWTQILSMVLALALGLFTITGAITLVIIMELAFLLGCVTSVATPALQAFLSEMVEHDQLRSAVALNSAILNTSRVIGPVIAGFMISYTGTGGAFLANGVSYIAVILALFAIHTTTSQEKVTDSGSTLQSIRDGVVYTWQHPIIRTIVLFASVVSIFGWSFVSMLPVVAKQTYGLGSEGMGYLFSALGLGSLSGTVLVSITSGRVRNSSMVVGGSVTFSLGLIAFSFVQDERLGMIFLFIAGMGLLSAFATMTATVQYLVDDRYRGRVMSIYLMVLMGFMPIGNLEVGILSELFGTAVAIRVGSVVVLATALLLSCSLKGVARAWRAYREPAES is encoded by the coding sequence ATGATGATGAATAAAGAGTGTTCTTTTACTGAAGAGATTTCGATGAATGATGATTCGAGTGAGGGTGATTCCGCCGACTGTGAGTGTTCCGGTTTGAAAGCATGGCTTCTTTCGGCTTTTCCCGCTTTTTGCAGCAGGAATTTCCGGCTGTATTTTATCGGGCAGATCGTTTCTATGATAGGTACCTGGCTGCAGATGGTGGCTCTGGGTTGGCTGGTGCTGGAAATGACCGGTTCAGCGTTCTGGGTTGGGGTTACTGCAGCAGCGTCATCACTTCCTGCGTTGTTGTTTTCTCTGTTCGGTGGGGTGATTGTTGACCGCTATGACCGGAAAACAATACTTCTCTGGACACAGATATTGTCCATGGTATTGGCTCTGGCGCTCGGTTTGTTTACCATCACAGGGGCTATCACCCTTGTGATCATCATGGAACTTGCGTTTCTGCTCGGTTGCGTAACGTCGGTTGCAACGCCTGCGCTACAGGCTTTTTTAAGTGAAATGGTGGAGCACGATCAGCTTCGTTCGGCCGTAGCGCTCAATTCCGCCATCTTGAACACGTCGCGGGTAATCGGTCCTGTCATCGCCGGCTTTATGATTTCCTATACCGGTACGGGGGGTGCGTTTTTGGCAAACGGAGTAAGCTATATTGCTGTAATTCTCGCTCTTTTTGCTATTCATACAACTACTTCTCAGGAAAAAGTAACCGATTCTGGTTCAACCCTACAGTCCATTCGTGATGGAGTGGTCTATACATGGCAGCATCCCATTATCAGGACTATCGTGCTTTTTGCTTCGGTGGTGTCTATCTTCGGCTGGTCGTTCGTGTCGATGTTGCCCGTGGTCGCCAAACAGACCTACGGTCTTGGTTCGGAAGGTATGGGGTATCTTTTTTCTGCATTGGGATTAGGGTCTCTTTCCGGTACCGTTCTGGTTTCAATAACCTCGGGTCGGGTTCGTAACAGCAGTATGGTTGTCGGTGGAAGCGTTACCTTTTCTCTTGGGCTGATCGCATTTTCTTTTGTGCAGGATGAGCGACTCGGAATGATCTTTCTTTTTATAGCAGGCATGGGTCTCCTCTCGGCTTTTGCAACCATGACCGCTACAGTGCAGTACCTTGTCGATGACCGCTATCGGGGTAGGGTCATGAGTATTTATCTGATGGTTCTGATGGGGTTCATGCCGATCGGTAATTTGGAGGTTGGCATACTTTCGGAGCTTTTCGGAACGGCCGTTGCCATCAGAGTGGGGAGTGTTGTTGTTCTTGCTACGGCACTTCTGCTTTCCTGCTCTCTGAAAGGAGTTGCCCGTGCATGGAGAGCGTATAGGGAGCCGGCTGAGTCCTGA
- the recQ gene encoding DNA helicase RecQ has product MTMDTVRPTRSQGEQPSLTAETKLLDTLQKVFGFHTFRKNQESIIQAILDRKDAFAVMPTGGGKSLCYQLPALLLPGTCIVISPLIALMKDQVDGAKANGIRAAYLNSTLSAEEQSLVLKDLQSNSLDLLYIAPERFALNHFQDMLKETNISMAVIDEAHCISEWGHDFRPDYLSLAALAKLFPGTPIAAFTATATHKVQQDILDKLGLRNPFIIRASFDRPNLLYDIRFKENPNAQLASILRNNSGKAGIIYRTSRKSVNETTAMLQAKGFRVLPYHAGLGDEERKKNQEAFIRDEVDVIVATIAFGMGIDKSNIRFVIHADLPKSIENYYQETGRAGRDGEPAQCIMLFSQSDIPKVRFFIDTMVDETERAKAQGALQRVISFASTSVCRRKTLLEYFGETYPHDNCNSCDICLGSREVVDCTVEAQMLLSAIARTEERFGATHIVDIVTGSKNKKIRDFGHDRLKTYGVGKTHGKKFWRQLIDELMAQKIIAKSEGLYPALHIQEKAIPILKNKARVEMVRIKESPAPTAMTKGAGTYDHDLFDQLRALRKQLADEQNIPPYIVFSDRSLRDMATLHPMNEDTMLSVSGVGEVKLQRYGRQFLALIKRYCEEHPKKNER; this is encoded by the coding sequence ATGACAATGGACACCGTGCGCCCAACTCGATCCCAAGGAGAGCAGCCCTCCTTAACCGCCGAGACAAAGCTGCTCGACACGCTGCAAAAAGTATTCGGATTCCATACGTTTCGTAAGAACCAGGAATCGATTATCCAGGCTATACTCGATCGAAAAGACGCATTTGCCGTCATGCCGACCGGCGGAGGCAAATCACTCTGCTATCAACTTCCTGCACTACTGCTTCCCGGTACCTGCATCGTAATCAGCCCACTGATTGCACTGATGAAGGATCAGGTTGACGGTGCCAAGGCAAACGGTATCCGCGCAGCGTATTTGAACAGCACTCTCTCTGCAGAGGAGCAATCCCTAGTCCTCAAAGACCTGCAGTCTAATTCACTCGATCTGTTGTATATAGCACCTGAGCGGTTTGCACTCAACCATTTTCAGGACATGCTTAAAGAGACGAATATCAGCATGGCGGTAATTGACGAAGCTCACTGCATATCCGAATGGGGTCATGATTTTCGGCCCGACTACCTTTCACTCGCTGCTTTGGCCAAGCTTTTTCCCGGTACACCAATAGCTGCATTTACAGCAACAGCCACCCACAAGGTACAGCAGGATATTCTCGATAAACTCGGCCTGCGCAACCCCTTTATCATCAGAGCCTCCTTTGACCGCCCGAACCTCCTTTACGACATCCGCTTCAAGGAAAACCCCAACGCCCAACTTGCCTCGATCCTGAGAAACAACTCCGGCAAAGCCGGCATTATCTACCGCACCAGCCGCAAAAGCGTCAACGAGACAACAGCGATGCTCCAGGCAAAAGGCTTTCGTGTACTCCCTTACCATGCAGGCCTGGGCGATGAAGAACGAAAGAAAAACCAGGAAGCATTCATTCGAGACGAGGTCGATGTTATCGTTGCAACGATAGCGTTCGGTATGGGTATCGATAAATCGAACATACGTTTTGTCATTCATGCCGACCTGCCAAAAAGTATTGAAAATTATTATCAGGAAACCGGCAGGGCTGGCCGCGACGGGGAACCCGCTCAATGCATAATGCTCTTTTCACAATCGGACATCCCCAAAGTCCGTTTTTTCATCGACACGATGGTCGATGAAACCGAACGTGCAAAAGCACAAGGAGCATTGCAACGCGTGATATCATTTGCTTCGACATCCGTTTGCAGGCGGAAAACCCTGCTCGAGTATTTTGGCGAAACGTACCCTCACGACAACTGCAATTCCTGCGATATCTGCCTTGGTTCCCGGGAAGTGGTTGACTGCACTGTAGAGGCTCAGATGCTGCTCTCCGCGATCGCCCGAACCGAAGAACGCTTCGGTGCGACACATATAGTCGATATTGTCACAGGCAGCAAAAACAAAAAAATCCGTGACTTCGGCCATGACCGCCTCAAAACATACGGAGTAGGTAAAACGCACGGCAAAAAGTTCTGGCGGCAGCTTATCGACGAATTGATGGCTCAGAAAATAATCGCAAAATCCGAAGGGCTCTACCCGGCCCTTCACATACAGGAGAAAGCTATTCCGATACTCAAAAATAAGGCAAGGGTTGAAATGGTACGGATAAAAGAATCCCCAGCGCCTACAGCAATGACCAAGGGAGCAGGAACCTACGATCACGACCTGTTCGACCAGCTCAGGGCGCTTCGTAAACAACTCGCTGACGAACAGAATATTCCTCCCTACATTGTCTTTTCCGACCGCTCCCTTCGTGATATGGCCACCCTCCATCCCATGAACGAAGACACAATGCTTTCAGTGTCAGGAGTAGGAGAAGTAAAGCTGCAGCGATATGGAAGACAGTTTCTCGCTCTC